From a single Pieris napi chromosome 7, ilPieNapi1.2, whole genome shotgun sequence genomic region:
- the LOC125050983 gene encoding uncharacterized protein LOC125050983 has translation MQSSLKLQLLTCLALYACSVQAIMVKFGTKGGPIEPPTPEPPTASPRVFHAPAPVWEERTNDAPDPNAHWRPFIPKQTYTQVFFNAPTTQQPINNAQRFVNLYAPSQPKTNEYNPSQVLSSQALPGFGLRYFVPTYDWQKKDYRQEDARHNQVETNHVESARDSSSDLLWKYEKDAVRRTLRNTLESTVPVFQWQWPAYVQPRH, from the exons atgcaGTCGTCTTTAAAATTGCAG TTGTTGACTTGCCTGGCATTGTACGCGTGTAGCGTGCAGGCGATCATGGTTAAGTTCGGCACGAAGGGTGGTCCCATAGAACCTCCCACGCCGGAGCCACCAACCGCTTCGCCTCGGGTCTTCCATGCGCCTGCGCCAGTCTGGGAGGAACGGACTAACGACGCACCGGATCCTAACGCTCATTg GCGACCCTTCATCCCCAAACAGACCTACACTCAGGTTTTCTTTAACGCACCAACGACCCAGCAACCGATCAACAACGCCCAACGTTTTGTTAACTTGTATGCACCTAGCCAacctaaaacaaatgaatacaaCCCTTCTCAAGTACTAAGCTCTCAAGCCCTTCCCGGATTCGGTCTTCGGTACTTTGTGCCCACCTATGATTGGCAGAAGAAAGACTACAGACAAGAAGATGCAAGACATAATCAGGTAGAAACTAACCACGTGGAAAGCGCGAGAGATTCATCAAGTGATCTATTGTGGAAATATGAGAAGGACGCCGTGAGAAGAACTCTTAGGAATACTTTGGAG TCCACAGTTCCAGTGTTCCAGTGGCAATGGCCGGCGTATGTACAACCTCGACATTAA
- the LOC125051097 gene encoding cuticle protein 7-like, with product MLSVQVVGLFVLCAVVHSGYIGRAARRGYGLADIQSYPEYNQEAVPVTSAGSYNSPPKYQYDYSVSDPHTGDHKAQWETRDGDVVRGAYSLAEPDGSTRIVEYTADKIHGFRAVVRKIGFAPSPQGYKELNSVDYFGFH from the exons ATGCTTAGTGTTCAA gttGTTGGCCTTTTTGTTTTGTGTGCAGTTGTTCACTCTGGCTATATTGGCAGAGCAGCTAGGAGGGGATATGGATTAGCGGACATTCAAAGTTATCCAGAGTATAACCAAGAAGCTGTTCCAGTCACTTCAGCTGGATCTTATAAC TCTCCTCCAAAATACCAGTATGATTACTCAGTAAGTGACCCCCACACCGGAGACCACAAAGCTCAATGGGAGACTCGAGATGGTGATGTTGTCAGAG GCGCATATTCGCTAGCAGAACCAGATGGCAGCACTCGCATAGTTGAGTACACGGCAGACAAAATCCATGGCTTCAGAGCAGTCGTTCGAAAAATCGGTTTCGCACCATCTCCACAAGGCTACAAGGAATTGAATTCAGTTGATTATTTTGGTTTCCACTAG
- the LOC125051342 gene encoding uncharacterized protein LOC125051342 — translation MANLIHFLVLFGCILVCICQDYDVQDTLSQEQSEVNPSYSFGYGVSDAQTGDVKTVWESKDGDTFKGHYSVIEPDGSMRTVEYSAGPDTGFIAANSDANQNEPLDSPLPNPDLMEDKALRDYDRYYDFSEDADLDPPYKTNEKKRKRYPYETQYNDYSYSKRPKHPSDLDASEYTHSINIKHPRDDGLDSPHSHMGYSTDPNCNKKHKPESNYYGSIADLDFRKQKYPPYQEPTKYDSDKYKSEASSIDSEKYINSYRHGFKPLKPDEYNEPQTKYGYPNLHDLPTPESYSDYLPPRPKKKFRPHRIPDSYDPENLDDYVLVPKRKLKKPQRIVDDYQPEPEEDFDHRIPYSAYDDEYEDDRYQRPSRGPTGPQKEEKIVKKIVKKKPVINILDIFDI, via the exons ATGGCGAATCTAATTCATTTCTTG gTGCTTTTTGGATGTATACTTGTGTGTATATGCCAGGATTACGATGTACAAGATACCTTAAGCCAAGAACAAAGTGAA gttAATCCAAGCTATTCGTTTGGTTATGGAGTCTCCGATGCGCAAACCGGTGATGTTAAGACTGTATGGGAATCAAAGGACGGTGACACTTTTAAAG gtCACTACAGCGTGATAGAACCAGACGGTTCTATGAGGACTGTAGAATATTCAGCGGGACCTGATACAGGTTTTATAGCTGCCAACAGTGATGCTAACCAAAATGAACCACTGGATTCTCCACTACCAAATCCAGATTTAATGGAAGACAAGGCACTCCGAGATTACGACAGATACTATGACTTCTCTGAAGACGCTGATCTCGACCCACCCTATAAAACgaatgaaaagaaaagaaaaagataTCCATATGAAACCCAATACAACGATTATTCTTATAGCAAGCGGCCCAAACATCCTTCAGACTTAGATGCAAGTGAGTACACTCacagtattaatattaaacatccGCGTGACGATGGATTGGACTCCCCTCATAGTCACATGGGGTATAGCACAGATccaaattgtaataaaaaacataagcCGGAAAGTAATTACTATGGGAGTATAGCAGATTTAgattttagaaaacaaaaatatccaCCTTACCAAGAACCGACCAAATATGATAGTGACAAATACAAGTCGGAGGCGTCATCTATAGACTCAGAGAAATATATCAATAGCTATAGACATGGTTTCAAACCTCTGAAACCTGATGAATATAATGAACCACAAACAAAGTATGGTTATCCAAACCTTCATGATTTGCCAACACCAGAGAGTTATTCTGATTATTTGCCGCCTCGGCCCAAGAAAAAGTTTAGGCCACACAGAATTCCGGATTCCTACGATCCTGAGAACTTAGACGATTATGTTCTGGTTCCAAAAAGGAAATTGAAAAAACCTCAGCGTATAGTCGACGATTACCAACCAGAACCTGAGGAAGATTTCGACCATCGGATTCCATACTCAGCCTATGATGATGAATATGAAGACGACCGCTACCAACGACCGTCACGAGGACCCACAGGACCTCAAAAGGAAGagaaaattgtaaagaaaataGTGAAAAAGAAACCAGTTATAAATATCTTAGACATATTTgacatataa
- the LOC125051025 gene encoding larval cuticle protein A2B-like, producing MFAKAIVACALLVVAQGGLIAAPHGAISSQSIVLGHPAPAVAAAPAYGYGGLGYGLGLGHGAVVAHAPYVHAPLAHAVAPVEVYAHPRYQFNYGVADGHTGDQKSQWESRDGDVVKGQYQLVEPDGTIRTVNYSADDHNGFNAVVSRQGHAAHPGPAVAVAHAPLGLAGHGGLIHG from the exons atgtttgcgAAG gcCATAGTTGCATGTGCGCTGTTGGTGGTGGCGCAAGGAGGTTTGATAGCTGCCCCTCATGGCGCCATCTCCTCTCAGAGCATTGTGTTGGGTCACCCAGCACCAGCTGTAGCTGCTGCACCAGCTTATGGATATGGTGGTCTTGGCTATGGTCTAGGTCTAG GTCACGGAGCAGTGGTTGCGCATGCGCCGTACGTCCATGCACCTTTGGCCCACGCCGTTGCCCCTGTTGaagtatat GCCCACCCCCGCTACCAATTCAATTACGGTGTTGCCGACGGCCACACTGGTGACCAGAAGAGCCAATGGGAATCACGGGATGGAGACGTAGTCAAGGGCCAGTACCAGCTAGTCGAGCCTGATGGTACCATCCGCACTGTCAACTACTCCGCTGATGACCACAACGG ATTCAACGCGGTGGTGAGCAGGCAAGGACACGCAGCGCATCCCGGCCCAGCCGTCGCTGTAGCGCACGCTCCCCTCGGATTAGCCGGGCATGGCGGTCTTATTCATGGATAG